gaacaggactggctgcgcacgccgacgctgtcagtgtgcaaggcagagaaaagcacgccggccaaaactaagcagaaagaccgcgtccgtcctgcgaccgttccgttccgccttggtatgttttggccctaatgaagggtgtcgtaacggcagatggaactttaatttcatcacgacgacattctggctataaactcgccctggccgcttccctgtttcactttaggaccaaacgtaggctattcaaccgtttccgtcccccaattccgcccgcctacttatatatagttaattatgtaggcctatccactgtttaagtcaggaatggatatcgacatgatacggagtttgtatgcttaatatttgaaacggtgatgacatttaaaaccgagtcaaacggccataaacagcattgtaatgaagggtgtcgtaacggcagatggaactttaatttcacgacgacattctggctataaactcgccctggccgcttccctgtttcactttaggaccaaaagtattcaaccgtttccacagttcctgtatcggtaaagccaggactacacgtgtgaaccaaatcaacacaacagcatgaatgaataataaacagtaacggaaatacagacgtgacctgaaatcaagcgggcggaattgggagcctttcgccagagaattgtgctgaagctagattttggacatgctggacgttatcgccaaattacgatagaaaggactaccaatgttagctaatattgctcattacctcatctacacagttgccgctatccaaaaatatagcctacgagagcataattaaatagtatttgaaagagtgaaattatcacgttttcagtgaagtgatcagtgaagtgggcggaatttggcgaccttactattataattcgctcacacaaagtgcatttcgcactgtcattgtccaatttcacaaaatgcctccaggcaaaactggcagcagacccagacattgctgaaaaggtcctgtactgctgctgctttgagcctgaagtgttaccgctgctagattgcactgtttgcttactgttgctaggacaacaaatagacacgcacttaattttttttcccggtttcccgtcatggctttcccgggaaacgggaaattgttttgatcagatttcccgggaatcccgggtcccgggattaaaccctagtagCAACCGACCAAAATATGCATTTTGTATGTTTCAATAAGCACATAGTTTGTAGTGGTTCTTATTTGCATAATCAATATTTAGCCCTTGTGGTTTATGGTTTTCAGAGATCCCCTCTAATAGTCCATTTCAATAGATGGGTTTGTAACACTATTCACCTGTTTTTTCAGAGACTGAGATCGTGTACAGCTGTGTGGATAGTCAGTAATATCAACCGAGCTGCTTCTGACAAGGTTGCCTGGGGCATACTCGACACCAACATGGCAGATATGGTACCAGGAGGAGAATGCACCAGCATTGCATTCATCTGCACTAAAACGGATGATTTGCATACACAGTCTTACATGAGGTTAGAAAAACATTATTAATTTGTACACAAAgtagagtccctgtgcacaaccactgtccaggtgctggtgatgtgcagtaaaagtaatccaagtaaaggacggatgaatcaccacacactggtcttctttgctggtagttcatTCAACATTAGAACataaattatcattattattaattatcAATTTGTATTGTACAGTATTCAGTTCCATTAATAACAAGTATGATCACTGTTTGTGACAttaattacatttcaatgactaaaTAATGATTACATTCTGCATCTTTAGGGAAGAGGAACTGGAGGAACTGGGAGAGGAGGATGTACAAGAAGAGGCTCAGCAGTCGACCAGGCCCAACATCCCCAAGGTAAGAGGAAGAAGAATACATGTCCAATGCTTTATTGGAGTTTATTACGTCACACGAAGTACCTCTGGATTCTGTTTTAAATGATGTCCTTGTTTACTTAGAATTTGAGGCAAAAACGAGGATGTGTTCTACACAGAAATAACAAAGCCCGAGCTGCAGTGACAAAAAAAGCATATGAGGTATGGCGGTATCTTTCCCATAAAAGCCATTTCTGATATATGTGACATCAGTCACATCACTTAAGTGTTTTtgattgtttgcttgcttgtttttttttcagaattatgACATCCAACTTAAAGTGTTTACTGTGAGTTCACAAGAGTTTCTCTCAGAGGAATATCTGGATCAAGAAGACACAGGTAAAATGGCAGCAGTATCATCCTGGGATATGGGGGTAATTTAAGTGTAAGAAGCCAGtaaaaaaacaggtcagttgagtaGAGTGTACAGAAttcataattacattacattgcacttagctgacgctttcatttattcaaagtgacttagagTTGCTATTAtttcagggtatttgttacagtccctggaacaatgtggggttaggtgcattgctcaagggcacttcagccatggatggagatgtagggagagatcaggggggattcaaacctgcaacccctagatcaggggtcaggaacctttttgctggagagagccataaacgccaattttaaaaaaaataattttcacgagagccataccattttaaaaaacactgaatgcaattaaaagcatgtatttcaattgagcccaacaattttagagtatactgtcaagttattatttttattgataacaggtaagtatagggttgccaactgtcgacttcattatggcaagggtctgggagtcctccccgtgaaaaatgtgtatttcttagatgtagtttcctgcattttaatgcattttaacctcccatgccctgtttcaactcaatatggaacctgtacttttatttttaaatataggacgattccgtatttcaagagatggttggcaaccctagataagtaagagccatatacagttcccaaaagagccacatgtggctctagagccataggttcctgacccctgccctagattgtaagaccaactctctaaccactagtccACGGCTAAATACTAAatacactttctgtctgtctgtctgtctgtctgtctgtctttttttctttctttctttctttctttctccattctAGAGATACCAGGCCTAAGAAAGGCACTGAAGAGTTTCAATGACCAAAATAACAGCAAAGTGGCCTTAAAGTTTTTCTCAAGGGCTAGCGGGATTCTGCACCTTATTCAAGCCAAAGCAATGGTATATTTCACAAGAACAAGATGTGTGGTACATTTTCTACAAATTTATCCTGAACACGAGGTGACACTCTATGTACTATATAACCTGTTTCTTAGAATGAAGACAGATATAAGTTGCTGGTTGAGCTAGGAGCGACACTGGAGGGGGAATTGGGGATTTTGAGAGGGCATCGTTTAGAAGCATGCTACGATAAACTGGAAAAACAACTCACTGAGGGAGTCCAGAAGGCGAGGGACAGTTGTGATACTATATTAAAGCAACAACTGACTTCACCAGTAAGTATTTAAGTCACATAATGCTAATAGTATATGAAAAGATGATAGTCACTGATTTATTTATCTGTACCACACtaatttaaataaatatatatttaatctTGAAGTCAGGAAACAACCGTGGATTCCATAAGACTGTGTCAGCCTTGTGCAGAAATAAAGGTTACTTCAGGTCCAAAGATGGAGAAACAAGAGACGTAAACCAGGCTTTGGCTGACATTGTGCATCAAAGCATTAACACAGAGTTCAATTCCTTATTCCCGTAAGTAAGTTAacttcattaaagtattgattgattgattgatctatTGACTGACACTTTGTCCATTTAATGTGCACAGAAATCAGGGGGAAACTGGACAATCAGTACAGGAGAAGATCAATGAATTCAGCATCTGCTCCATCAACGTCAATGAGGACTACAGCAAGCCTGAAGCAATGGATCACATCCTTAACTTCCTTAAATGTGAAGTAAGTTATTCGTATGGTTACATAATTTTCCATTTCAACCATTTGCTTGAGTAGCCTGTAATAGCTCGAGTCACCTAACCATTATAGCTCTAATCCggttaccgcacaaatagaccaggcgcgatgcgattcaagcgacagagtgcagcagcaagcgatacgagcgattgaagagactagagtatgtccatacaggcagaaggcaaagcattcaagcattcccattggctgtggtcactgacctctatacagtcattggctgtcgcggcttgtcgccgaaccgcgtcatagaaagttgaaaggatttcaacttcaaactgtcgcgctcatcgcgcaaatcgctctagtctcccgaatcgcttttgtcgcacgactcaatacaaagtcaattacttccgtcactctcctcgctcttgtcgcggtaggtggggtggtggtccgccattttgaatttccaaaaatagccatttttagctgcaatattgactgtacttgggccatactagaaaaaaatagtgtattacttggtaaactttcatgaaaagatcaaatttggcaataggcagtccagtttcaatgagcagcatagttgcagtaccttttttgaccatttcctgcacagtgtaactTTAAGCCTTTTTCGTTTAGACAAGAGTCGTCTAGGCCACCCTGCCGTCGTTTAGGCCACCAGAGGTGCCGGTTAGGCCACTGGAGCTGccgtgtaggctactgtagctgcCGTTTAGGCCAGCTTTTTATTATTACTGTATATTCGTTGTTATAAGACAGAAATCAGCTCTGTTGGTAAATTGTTTAATAACCAACATGCAGTAAGTAAACtagttaacacattcaataccagccgttttttggaattcagcCGTAGACTCCctgccaatttcatcattttatgtcattttttgaacacccaccgaatattttgtcttcaacccacagacacatgtcagggcttcttcgaaagcccaaagactcagctgtctgtatatgttTACAATTTGTTTCTAGcttgttccattccgaagttatttcactttaagcgagcactggtttaggtaaaaatagcgattttggactgagataaagccttttttgtcacgggtgcgctctgactctccgagtttaaattgtgggtctaaatgcattttcacgcccaaagaacaactccagtggcttccaagtaaactattttggtgcaaaaatcacctggtcaggcagttcagagcatctgaaattctagctggctaatgtcacttgactggcagttttcattctgtaaaagtagacgtgccaaagtactcacccaaaagtaagttacttcctgctgtgttgcatgctgtttttcattacaaccttcaattttacacctatcctgatggcagcaaaactcctaatccttccataatatgtttaggaataggctagctagcaaggcaagtaTGTTTTGATTCGCCAGCCCAGGAAGTAAgtcgagacgtgacgtgacgtgatcaggaagtggtttgactggctataataaaactcaaataggcctactgtgtgtaataaaatgcacaggtgatgaaatatccagatcctgactttgtaggagttttgacatttttgtaggagttttgacatttttgtaggtgttttcatgatctatgtcagttctgttcatcacattattacgaaaatcacacagaatgtgcattagaatgtgtagattcagaatccaataaaaaaaaacgtaaaaacgcaattttacggtttgggagccaacgcatgggaggcaaaacttatttttacgtgacttggtagtgaatgtgttttttttttcatttaatatCCTAAATGGTGATTTACAAATGCGACATAAATCAGCTCTGCTGgtaaattatttaataaccaatATGCAGTATTTTTGTCTGGAaaagtttattttatttcattaaataacCTAAATGGTGATTTACAAATGCATTAAGTTGTGGACATAATCATCCCCATTGCTACATTCTTTAGACTATAATGCAAACATTGTTTTAGATTTAAGAAATGGTGATTCATAAATTCACAAAATTGTGGAAATAATCAATGATTATAGAAGCCTGTTACATTCGCACAGTTTGCGAGAATTAAAATAGTAATTTAATATAGATAATCACATATACATGTGTTACTTAGTGTGATTGGTGTTTGTGCTCCTCTACTCTGCGCTGTGTTACTGTTTACAGATTACATTTTGCCGGGTCAAGGGATTCGGTTCCTCTACGCCACCACTGGATTTTGCCTTGTAGATCTATGCGTTACCGCTGGAGCTGTAGGCTTTCCGAAATAATTCTGAGCTCTGTTTTCTGATTTCTGTTTAATGCTAAGCGGGCTGGTAGCCCTTATACATTTGTAAAATTGTGGAAATAATTATCCCCATTGCTCCAACATTTGTTGGAAAACAATGCAATGATTAGGCTATGTAGAAGCCCGTTACATTCGCGCGGTTTGAGAGAATTTAAATAGCCTATGATTTATAAATAATCACTGAGCCTATAAATCCTAATGTAATATACCTGTATAACGTTACGTAGTGCAATTGGTGTCTGAGATGCCACTGTCGAAtgaatgttgtgcgcaaagccagtagcctaggctatttactGATGGAGGATATGTTAATGTAATATAACCTAAACTACTTCGACTTTCAATAACCATCATGATGTTAAAATAATGTTTCGTGCTCTTTACTAATGACACAAGAATGAAAGGTTTTTGGAACTGAATTCAGAATACACACTTCTTCACAGCATTTGTTGACAAAGCAGGCGCAAATGCGCGTTCAATCCATTACTGTTATCATGGAAATTAGCCCTTCAGTGCCTGATCATTTACCAACAGAGATAATTTCTGTTTCATAATAACGaatgtacaataataataaaaagctggcctaaacggtagctcaagtggcctaaacggcagctcaAGTGGCCTAACCAGCACCTCTGGTGGCCTAATCGATGGCAAGGTGGCCTAGACGACTCTTGCCTAAACGAAAAAGGCCTAAACCAGTCACCTCTACCAGTCAACCGGTCACCTCTAATCCACTCACAAGGCAGTGGTCTTGACACAAAGGAGTTATAACTTGTTAAGTACTCATGAcagtagcaacccaatgtaagtaggctgccagatgtgagtgcccggatatccgcccgagtatttacgtctattttacctcagctactcgatttcggtcgtgtatttacgacagtttaacctcagctacttgatttcggtccgatttgagtctgactgaagatggaagggacataggtgccgtgcgtaaagagcccacagcacatcgccgtttcggcgacaccagagagttccttgatctcccaatcaaaagaataggcccggtgaccaataacatcaaaataatacaaaaaataaaataaaatgaaattataacttaaaaccgaattgatttgggtgtgagaattaaactgtctcaaccgggcacccaaagggcaTCCATCAGAAGATAACGGCGTGACTTtctcattattttgtttttattatccaggaggactgagctgaaaattGCAGCACGTGCGTGAGCaactgctctgaagcacgtgcgtgtctaagcaaatcatcctgcccattcgcaatgcaCAAGACTAATAGCCTAACATatatgcactgtcacagacactggaatagcccgtttggaaggcattaaagtcacgagtttagtctaaatgtagctagcactcgggaagtttctaagttttactccttacattagtgaaacataacatcaggatatcctacaagttaaaagaatatctgggcatagccttctctacaacaaagccagattggtgactagagcctgcctagtacatttagacatagcctactcatttgattgtgccacgtagcctacatttaaaagtgtcagtgcagaattaaactgggcgctgaatataaatattggagccattctccctccgtgtctatacagtcagaggcgcgcgcgcacggtCTTACTATATGAAATTATCTGAAAATATCCTaaggtcacaacatcagaggaccttcgtggtggaggatacttgcggcgggggccgagaccgaggtgttacgggacactcttaatatcattgaagggacagaccacgctcgatactttacccggtctaaatgtagcactcgaaaagttatgccgcatattgtgcagattatttggtgatgccaacaacacgcgaaactaggcacattggagactacagcctataattgagacatagcctattcatttgattgtgctacgtaaacttaaaagtgtcagtacagaatcaaacgggacgctgaaatattggagccagtaacttcgtgtccgttGGATATTGAGcagatgtgtgcgtgcgcacaactaatttctctcccatctctttgctcatcaagcctccgatctccaaaaagacacgggcactcaggataactgtttacacgagctgtttaaataatgtgatgcacgttcttcatgacatggcatggtttggccaccctaaattcaacatgactgcattcgcacatatcgtttaaacattcAGGATGGAATTgccactcttaatgtgcaagtattggatatgaaaaaaagatcctaaaacggtcaaaacaccagaggacccgtggtggtgtggtggatatttgcggcagggaccgaggccgagttgttacggtgtcatattatagaagggacagtcaggcgacacagcgcgactcacatagggtagctgtggtaccgcaaagcattcctgatggtggaaatgaatgcaaatgcatgcaaatactcgggcggatatccgggcactcacatccggtagcctacttacattgggttgctacaaggcCATGTAAAGGGGCTCAGCGTAGGCTTACGTAGTTTGCacggtgcccatggcatgcctgtctcaaaatctacaccgtcgtgacaaaatgctgtttaactaagctcgctgtgagaatgtttttcatcacacatGTGAATATGTATCTGTCGGTATGTGAAGCAATTTTTTCtaatgagaagtgtttcccacgacactcatgcgggccgctctgtcaaaagttacatgtggggttctCAGCGGAAGGACCATGAAAGTAgttgcgagagtcatcgttcacttactaatgactcaaataagcatcagcTACGCCCACCATCAATGACTAATTGAAAGCTGTGTTATATTGTGATGTGTGATTGAGTGACTGCACCCAGACAAAGACATGCATGGTCGAAACGCGTCTGGCAGTCTTTTGCCTTaaagaaaagttaaaaaaaaaaaaaatcagatgccacagtttcctctttttcttattttttgaGATTTATTATCCACAAAAACTGTTGAGCACCTGTGTCAAAAATCTGGATCCTCAAAGCGCCTCCATGTTCTCCTTTTTCTAAACATCGGCTGACTCGAGACAgtaattaattaaacttttaatcctacattgtgtccctttaaaggaacagtccaccgtgtttcaattaTAAAATTTGTTCTTCTCtaacctgagatgagctcctcctgATCTGCCTCGTCTTCGGACGCAACCCCAGTCAACAACTTGCGCGGCCCAAACCCGTTAGCAGTAGGTTGGCACAGCTTTGCCAACGAACAACATTCGGTGCCGTAGCCTCTTAgcctaatgcacgccgtacctcctgtggcacgctgtaatagacattgaaagttaactactgtagtactacaccactatgacagtgcactgggcctttggtaatacattacgacttggtcattgcccttcTTGTAACAGCTAcattataatgccgtgtcttaaggggttaagttagaaatgaccaaattgttccatgtgttccctatttaaacattCATGCACGAGTAGTAAACCGATCCAAAAGTTGTcgcacaaaatgaaacgtggcgatttcctagtacctagataaagaaatggcactgtaatgaaaggtgtAGTAACACATTGGGAGTACTTCGATTTCgacgcattgataccttcactcctagtcccctccttccccctccccctctcccttcgtgtgagaggactaggagtgaagTAGCCAagtaaaccagcaccacccgctggacggcatctttttttttggctgcgagtggtctggcctcgcatcatTTTAGTGGTCTGCatggcttgccaagaatctggtaaaccaatcacaatgcagagatttgttttgaatcaaagcagacagggttttgagggagtgacgacgaagctcgcaacgttgggaaaacacatcaacgagaaagatagtgctgattggtcagagcggcAGCCTATGGGCACAGGCacgtttgaaagacaacgggttgttctcatcaacaatcttcggatgtactattcatcggggccagactaaattacacatccaatctcacatttaggctggtttatcaggctaggagtAAAGGAATCAATGCATCGAAGTCGAAgtactccgaatgtgttactacgcctgtcATTACAATGCCATTTATTTATATatcgccacgtttcattttgtgcaacaacttttggatcTGTTTACTAGTCGTGCATTGATGTTTAAATggggaacacgtggaacaatttggtcacttctaacttaaggcaccaaATGCTGTCCgtcggcaaagctgagccaagctaatgctaacgggATTGGGCTGCGCACGTTGCAAACTAGGGGCACGTCCGAAGACGAGgcaggtcgggaggagctcatctcaggtcagagaagaacacactttattattgaaacacggtggactgttcctttaatatggAATCAACAAAAAGCTGTCGCATCAGTTTGATTCACCTTGATTTAATCATTCCATACAAAACATTATCATATATGCACAATTATGATTAAGTTACGTTAATAACTGTTAGTTACTAGCAATTATAATAGCA
This Engraulis encrasicolus isolate BLACKSEA-1 chromosome 10, IST_EnEncr_1.0, whole genome shotgun sequence DNA region includes the following protein-coding sequences:
- the LOC134456463 gene encoding nuclear GTPase SLIP-GC-like, giving the protein MIAENGECYLRTTAVTPGTSLHPGGKHRQKRQREEDSSEEEESQKKKKDVAKIIRQGQDVMEDVEHRLVTKLQDSSGTTLTNYIRTSLQDLQKPAQKTTVGVFGPTGCGKSSLLNAILGEPDLLPTGSVEACTSVIIEVEAKTEDCFMATVEFISKEEWYKELKSLLEDAKDRSNDAFHKMAEDKIKALYGARNKSFEELTSGSYFQIDELLSLGRKRFSHSQARALSKEIRPYITHGEDDFGKLYWPIVKAVKIEVPKNKELPENVVLVDLPGNGDHNQTRDQMWKERLRSCTAVWIVSNINRAASDKVAWGILDTNMADMVPGGECTSIAFICTKTDDLHTQSYMREEELEELGEEDVQEEAQQSTRPNIPKNLRQKRGCVLHRNNKARAAVTKKAYENYDIQLKVFTVSSQEFLSEEYLDQEDTEIPGLRKALKSFNDQNNSKVALKFFSRASGILHLIQAKAMNEDRYKLLVELGATLEGELGILRGHRLEACYDKLEKQLTEGVQKARDSCDTILKQQLTSPSGNNRGFHKTVSALCRNKGYFRSKDGETRDVNQALADIVHQSINTEFNSLFPNQGETGQSVQEKINEFSICSINVNEDYSKPEAMDHILNFLKCEITFCRVKGFGSSTPPLDFAL